DNA from Malus sylvestris chromosome 11, drMalSylv7.2, whole genome shotgun sequence:
ttttcattaggTTTAGAGGTAATAACAAGTCTTAGAGCTAAAGCAACTTGTATGACATAGGTtcactgttttattatatactaataaTACAAGGACATAACATAAAGATAATGTTAATGAGTTAAATTATTAAAAGAAAGAGGATCGATAAGATCAAATTCCTGCTAGAATGCACAAGTATGATTATTTCCGTCATTACAATAAAATATCATATGCAaactttaaattattttagaaagGAAAAATTATGACGTTGGATATTATTGCGTCTCATGCTAATAAAACACGATGATAGTTTAATTTATGAACGATGGGGTTTATCCTGTGTACCTTAGTCCCGTGCATTAGCGCTTACACACAGGAACTTTTCCTTCCAATCCCAACTGATCCGTACttattataaaaacaaaaataaaacataaaaaactcCGCCGAAGTGGACGTAGGCCCGACGTGTGAAATGTTACACGTGTAACGTACAACTACCTGAAGCACAAAAATGCGGGTGATGGGCACTAGCGGGTCTCGTGCCTTCACTTTTTTaaccaataaataaataaaaaaacctagaaAACTACTCAGGGTACCCTTCCGTATAGCCAAAGGATACTTACACGACCATTTGTATCTCTAGCACACATCCATTTGTATTTCTAATATATTCTTGCTAATTTtttgttattgattttttttcttcagtttaTTCGATTTGACGATCGAAAATTGAAagaataatatttatttttacttttcacatattCTTTATATAGAGATATAAAGATGTAGTTCAGACCAGTTGGTTAGAATTATATGCTCGATTTTCTTTAGTAAATATTTAGTTCTCTTTTCCATGAGTTAAGCTAGTTtagaataaaatattttaaaactcaaatttctggtTTTTATTTGACTACCAAGTATCAATTGGAAATTTATATTTCAATTACGTTACGCGTGTGGAGTAGTTTTTACTGgaaaattaagagaaaaagTTAGGAAAAAGAAGTAGCGGGCAAACAAACTTTTTcctatttttgttttcaaaattgatATTTAATTACCGTTAAACGAGTgtgatttaattaatttattatggAAATTTCGAAATTTAAAACTATTAATGAAAAAGTGATTTGGTGAGAGCAAaattactttattttattttatttggtgtctaGTTTGCTCTAATAAAAATGTTATGAGTACAACTTCTAATTaaagaaaccctaaaatatTTGTGCAGGAATCAGAAAGGTACAAAAGTTTGATTCGGCAACACATGGACCTGCATGTGATTCAATCCAAGCTTAACAAAGGCCTCTACACAGAGGATTGCATCCTCATGTTCTTCCgcgacctcctcctcctcttcaacAACGCCGTCGTCTTCTTCCGCAAGAACTCTCCGGAGCACAACGCAGCTCAGGAGCTCCGCTCCATTGTGCTAAAGGAAATGAACGACCAGCTCCCGAACCCACAACCCGCGACCGGAACAGTAACATCCAACGTGCCCAAGATCGAAACCAAAGCTCCCAAGATCGAGCCCGATGTCTTCGACAAACCCACCAAGTCTTCCATTGTTGTTTGTGGAAAGCGTGGTTCTGTCAATGCACTATCAGAAGGCGGTGAGAAAGCAAAGGTGGCGAATGAGAAGAAGACGGATGGTGCTGCATCTGTGAAGGTTGAGGACAAGGGGATTAGGAGGAGGAGGACACAAGAAAGAGGCGGGCGGAGAGGGACAAGCACGAGGGGCAGGAGTGCAGCGAAACCGACGAAGCCGCACGAGTATGGCGTCAATGAACTCAGTTCGCATGACGGTTTAGAGGCGTTGGAAgcggagaaggagaagaaagaaaacaggAGGAAGAAGCAAGGCGCAGCGAGGTTCTTGAAGCGAATGAAGCAGAACTCGCCGAGCACTGAAGTGAAGAAGGAGGCATCGGATGGTTCTGAGGATGATAGCGATGAGAGCGAGgacgagaagaagaagaagaagaagaagccgaCGACAAGGGGTAGGAAGAAGCCGGAGGTTGAGAGGAATGAGAGGGTGACGCGGAGTTCAACGGGAAGCGGGGGAGGGAGGGGAGGGGGAAGAAGGTGTCAGGAGAGCAATGGGAGGGGAAGGAGAGGGGTCGGGAGGCCACCGAAGAGGCCGGAGACTGCGGCGGCAGAAGCAGGGAGtaggaagagagggagagagaatggGGAGGCTGATCAGGTGGGGAGTGCAGGGAGGCGGAGAAAGCGTACAAGGAGGTGAATGCGGCCATTGTTGTAAgctgtaaattaattttggcaTGGTTTGGGTTAATTTCTGGTCTTGTTTTGTTGCTAATGCTAGGTTTTTACagtctttttttttacctttttaccGAAGAGCGGTCAAAAGAATTACTAGAGAGGGATAGGGAGAGACAGAGATAGATGTGCTGTGAAGTTGTAGAATGTTTTGGGGCATCTCTTTTTGCATATACAGATCCTGATGAGTAGCATCATCAGTGAGGACCTTTTTTGTTCTAGTTTCAATATTGTTCTTGTTTGTTTAGAGTGggcttttttgtttgtttagagTGGTCCAAAACACCTGAAAACAAAGgaagaaattaagataataCGAAATAAATATATTGAGAAAGATAATACAAATGCAGATGACGCTGCAATATGACGGAAAATAATAATACTCATGCACTCTCGTGCAAGCTCGATCTTCTTCTCTCTtaacatttaacaatttaatccAGTAACGCtattatttaaaagaaaaaagacatAGAAAGATAATACAAATCATATAATATTAACAATTTCCTTGCCAAATGGTCGGATATTGATATTGAACGCAActgatatttatatatgcatATCAATTCCCACAAATTTACATATCGATATTTCTCCCGAAACCCATATTTGAAACACTGCTTCTACTACTTTTACTTTTGTATAAATTTGTCTGATATGTTATGTTATCAAGAATAAGAGTTGTTCATAcatgtctttggatgatggttGATAGTTTGGCAAGAAAACTGTTACATGAAAAAGATGTTAAAAATTCAGGTTTGTTGGCATTTAGTATTACAATCAagtggtattcattttcacttgtgaGTAAGAGGTCTCTTAACCCATTGTGTGGCTGAGCTCATCTCTattcttagtatagataatatcgtttgttcataaaaaataaaataaaataaaaaatcaggcTTGTTCTACAACTTTATTTTTGGTCCAATACTTAATAACTTTCAGCCTAAACCAAACCCAAACGTAATTGGGCCTTAAAAGATTGCAATTATTTCATCACTGCCCATGAAAAAGAGAAGTCAATggcattaataaataaaatagtaataataataaataaataagcaaTGATATCCGGATGATTACAGTGACGGAGCTAGGCAAAATTATAAAACTTGGTCAACAAGAATGGTTAAATTCTTGAGAAATTAAATCACAGCCTGCAAGTGAATTTCCAACTGCTCAAAAGTTTCAGTATTCTATCCTTACGAAATTCCAAGGCATTTGCGTATGAATTTAGTTAGGAAAGTTGGATGCATGTTTAGCCATCCCTACGACTTTAATTCCCCTTCTGTTTTTACTCAGTTGTCAGATTTCTTGTATGCAGCAGCAATGTGGTCAATAAGCactattctaaaaattctcGCATAGGTGCTAAGCGGCTGGACACTACCCCGATTAATCTtagacatttgaaaattaatagTGTCTGGTGCCCAGACTTGTCCAGACACCCTCTAACTCGCTACTCTCATTTACACAGAAAATAGATCACTTTcattttgcttttattttttttgataaattttaCGAAACTTGTTGTGACACTCATTACATGATTGTTTaacatgttttcaatatgttctaatactttataatttatatgtcattttattttgcaatttatatatctcaatacaagtatatttatttttacgtaaagtagacatttatttatatgttacataataaatttaattaaaaaataatgccTAGACACCTACGTGTTAGGCCCTTGCTCAGCGCCCGACTAGCGTCTATCaccttttaaattattaataagACCTTTATTTCTCACGGAAAAAATTACACTTGATAGCACACAAAACGATCTTTAACATTGGAGAGAAATTGGAAATACGCATATCGCCATGGCGTGCTGAAAACTAGAGGGCCACAAACTCCCCAAAATCCTACAATGAAACCAAAAGCCACTGAAATATGAAGCCATGGAATTTCGTTCCCATTGTCATGTTCATCTTCCTTGTTCTTAGTTGCATTATCACTTGTATTCATCTGTTGGCATTTGTTTGGAAGCGGGGAACCGCAAAGTCCCGGGTTGCCCTCATAGGCAGTGGCATCAAAGCCTTGGAGCTGTGTGCCTAACGGCACTTGTCCTTGGAGGTTATTGTATGCAACACTAAGTGAAGCCAAGAAATTAAGGCTTGACAGTGAAGCTGGGATTCCACCCGACAGATGGTTTCTTGAGAGGTCTAATCTCTCCAAGTTTGTGAGCTTAGATACCTGGTCCGGAATGCTGCCAACGATGTTGTTCATGCTGAGATCCAGCTCCTGAAGGTTTTGCAACCGGCCTATCTCAATGGGAATGTTACCACTTAGACTGTTATTTTGAATGCAAATAGTTGGCGGCAAGTTGGACAGATAGTTGTACTGCAGATCTGCGACAGTTTCATTCGTGCGCTGCACGTAGACAGGTAGTTCAACATCACCACTATCTGTTTGACCGGAAGGCTTCTCGGATACAAGAGCTTGTAGTGAGAAAAGCTCCTTTGGAAGTCCCCCTGAAAGCGAGTTGTTGGCCAAGTTTATGAAGAAAAGACTAGGAAGACTTCCCAACCAAGGAGGTATTGAGCCTGTGAGTTTGTTAGAAGACAAACCAAGGACTTTGAGTTTCTTGAGCTTTGACATCCACACTGGAATATGACCTCTAAGTTGACAGTTCGTTAAGCTAAAAAGGCGGAGATTTTGAAACCCAGAACCAATCATTGCATCACCATCCGACAGTTCTTCACCTAGAAAACTATTTGAAAGCACAACCACCCTGAGACTTTCCAAACGCATCAATATATGTATAGCGCCGGTGACATTGGTGAGTCTGTTCCTAGCAAGCGAGAGGAAGGATAGGTATTTCAACGAAACAATCTCGGGTTGTATTTGTCCCTCTAGATCATTACCGCTCAGACGAACTGCTTTTAGATACTTGCATGAGTAAAGGCTTTTTGGCATTGCGCCGGAGAAGCGATTACTCACGAGATCAAGTTTGATAAGTTGATCAAGTTTGGAAAAACTTAGCTCCGAGATATTTCCATCCAAACGGTTGAATCCAAGATTGAGTTCGATAAGGTTTGTGCAATTCATCAAAGATGGGGGCAGAGGACCTTCCAGATTGTTGAGATGAAGAAGCATGAGTTTTAATTTGGAGAGCTTCCCGATGTGGAGAGGAAGTGCGCCACTCAAATGATTGAAGTAGATCTCTAGGATTGTGAGGCTGGTGAGGTTGACAATGTTGTCACTAATGTGACCGAAAAGCTGATTGGAAGGTAACGAAATTTCATGAAGAGCCTGAGCTTTGTAGAGATCACTAGGAAGAGTTCCAGAGAGAGTATTGAAGCCCGCACGAAAGGTTTCCAATTTCGAACAATTTCCTAGTCCGAGAGGAATTGAACCATTGAAATCATTGTTGGAGAAATCCAGGACTCTAATCGAAGAGGAACGAAGACAGATAGAGGAAGGTATTTGGCCTGTAAAATGATTTTTGCTGACATTCAAACTGCTCAAATTCCAGGCATGGTGGAGGAATGAAGAAGGAATTGTAGCATTGAATTGATTGTTCGACAAATCCACTATTTGAATGTAACTAGATGATAGAAACAAAGGTAATTCTCCAGAGAGAAGGTTATAGCTCaaatcaaggatttcaaggcgACTCGAGGACAAGAAGAGTCCAGTTTCCAGAGGACCGGAAAGCAGATTGTGGGAGAGATTGAGGTGCGAAAGGTGCGTGAGGCTTCCAAGGGAGCGAGAAACGCTTCCTTGGAGCCACTTAGAGGGCAACGAAACATGTGTTACCCTACCATCGGCACCACAAGCGATGCCTTCCCAGTGACAACAATCACTGGAAGACCAATTTAAACGAGAAGAAGATATATCAAAAGATGACAAAAGAGAGTTGTGATCTGCCTCCTTGCAAGCATGGTTTGTAGAAATGAAAGTAGACAACAAAAAAAACAGGAAGAGGACTCCATAAGGTATTACATGACTAGCTTCCGGCATGATGTTTTTCGCTATGTCTGCACTGGAATTATATTGCTCACATCGTTTCGGGGGTATATATACACTCCTTTGTTTGGAGCAAAGGAGgtagaaattaacaaagggaaGAAGGTAATTAGGTGATGGTTTGAATTCTTGTGAGCGATGTTTGAGTTTTGAAGTCTTTGCTTTCCACTTATATGGAAAAGAAACAAACCTGCAGAACACGGGACGTCACTAATGGAGGGTCTAATCACGGGTTGGCAACTTGGCAGCAACGTATTCTTCAATCGTGTAAAGATCTCTTATGTATTAGTATATGGATTTGAAGTGGTTTGGTTTGACTTTAGGCTTCAGGAGTAAACAGCAAATAAAAGACTTCAAAGAGTCACTTACACTGACTTCAAAGTGGCCAAATGCGTTCagattacaatttttttctttcctttttggaTAGAAGCAATAGTGAAGAAGAGGATAATCGAATCTCGGACTCAAGTGCAATGGTAAATGTTTTTAATCACTTGAGCTTATAAGTAAAAAATGAGTGGGTATTTCAAGTAGAAAAGTTTGTTCGGATGGAGCTTTCATCCCGGAGTCCAAATATTATCTTCATCTAAGTAATCCAATTATGAATAATTTAGAaatttaattactaattttaggtgaaccttgactcaccTATTTTCTGATTCCTCAAAAGCTTGGTAAAAGCTTTGAGAAAAGTGCCTTCCCATTCCGGTCCGGTTTCGTAACCACGCCATATATAACTGAAATGGAACGTCACTAATGGAGGGTCTAATCATGGGTTGGCAACGTATTAGAAGGTTTACATTGACTTTGGACTCGTGCTTTTGGAAGAGTTTAAAGCACTTTAAAATGGTTGTTTGATAAAAGTGCCTTGAACAGACAGTAGAAACAGTTTTAATCACTTACAATTTTTTACATGCAATCAACTTAAGGAAATTCTATTGATTGTTATCAACTAACAGATAAATAATTATATTGTTAAGAATAAGTAGAAGTGAGATGATCATTAATTAGTTTATTTATCAGTGAATTCTCCATCATTTAACAGCATGCAAGGTTATGTTTTagattttttctttaaatatcgcttgtataaaaATGAATGATACAATTAAGTGCAATAATTACTTAATATATAGTAGGATAAATTTATCATGCGTGACCTATTTCActactatatatattttttactgTGTCTTGACTTCGAAATTGCCAAGTATAATCATCATCACAAAGAATGCTTGAAATTTTGGACATTGACGTGCCAACTTATCGAAGTTGATTTTGTTCTTCTTAGCAGATTGGACTCAATGGTTTACTTAAGTCATGATCAAAGGAAATTAAAGgagcattttgttttgttttttttttcttgggtaAGATGCTTTATTCAAATCACCATGATATGATACGAATCACAGTAGAAACAGTCAATTTAAAACCCAAGTGgctaaaacagaaaataaaagccttattttttttttaaatggagacTAGTTGGGGGTATTACTCTACATCGATTTTTAACGATTCAAACTGTCTTTTTTAGTCTTCATTTATAAATTAtcgttgcaaaaaaaaaaaaaaaaacaaacaaaacaaaaacaattatctGAAACCATTTGCCAATTTGATTGTCatgataaaattttaatatttcttaGGACATTTTCGCTTTGGCATTTTTCAGGGATGATCTTAGTTGAAAAAATATATGATTTGAATTGTTAAGTTCGATGTGAATGAGCCCAAAAACTAgttcccatttaaaaaaaaaaaaatcactttgaATGAAGGGCTTGTTTATATAAAACAGAAGAAATGCGCATGCTTATGCAGCCCCATCTCCAAATGCATAAAACGTTTCAcaattcttctacttcttaaTCCAAGTCAAACTGACCCAACTTAATCCTTGAAGCTAATCCAATCATCGCTAAAAAGGTGAACAAAAACAGAGCCAAATTGTAGACGATGAAGCTAATCCAATCAACTTAATTCTTGAAGCTAATCCAATCATTGCTAAAAAAAACCTCTTTCGACATAACCTCGAAACATCATCAAATTGTAGACGATGAAGCTGCATTTACATGTTTCTTCCTTTATGTGCTATCTTACGCTCACAAGATAATTGCAATTTTAAACTTTCTGATAAGACATTGCACATGAACTGTTTGATGAAATTCCTGAACCGTTTTCTTTTGCGTGTTTTTTTCATGTTTCCAACAATGGCCAATTTGCAGGATTAGGTGCCACTGTAACTCATTTCCTGAACCGCCCTCCTCTTGCGAAAGTTGGAGCTCTCTGATTTTCGGCTTCTGCTCGTGTTGGGATTCGTTCAACAACTTCCGACTTTCAACCCAAACAGCTGCAGCATTTGTAGGAGCTGAAGCTGGCCACTGTTGGAAAATTTCCCAGTAATGTTGTTGTCCTTCACGTCGATAACGTGAGGAAAGTAAGACAACTTGTACTGCAGAATGTTGCGTTGGTCGAGATGTAGATAGGCAGTTCGAGAACATCACCGTCTACTTGAGGAGCAGTTTCTTCGGATAACAACATGGGAAGTGTACAGAGTTCCTTTGGAAATTCACCCGAAATTCGATTGCCTCCTGATGCTAAAACAAGGAGCCTCGGAAGAGCCCCCAACCAACTAGGAATCGACTGGGTGATCCTGTTAAAACTCAACATCAAGACCCCTAGCTTCCTGAGCTTCGATAATCATTGAGGTATTTCACCGTTGAGCTCACAGCTACTCAAATCCAGCATTTGAAGATTTTGGAACGCATTGAAATTAGCCATTGCTTCATCACTTGGAATTTTCTCTCCCAGATAAAAACTTGTCGAAAGGAGGAGTACCTTGAGACTTTTGCAGCACCATTAGTATCTTCATTGCCCCTGTGATATTTGTCAATCGGCTGGAGCTGAGAGAGAGGAAGGACAAGGATTCGAGTGAAAGAATCTCGGGCTGTATCTGTCCCTCTAGATTGTTTTTGCTCACTTGAATTGCTTTTAGGGACTTGCATGAGCAGAGACTAGTTGGCAAGAAACCGGTGAAGTAGAGTTATGACCAAGATCAAGTATTGGTTTGCTCAGTAAGATTGGAGAAGTTAAGTGTGGAGATGCTTCCTTTGAAAAGGTTGATACCGTGATTCAGTTTGATAAGGTTTGTGCAGTTCATCAAAGATGGGGGCAGAGAGCCTTTTAGACTGTTGAATTGAAGGAACAGGAGTTGTAATTTGGACAGCGTAGCAATGTTAATTTACAGGGAGAAAACCGCTCTATCAATTGGACTGGAGGTCAAGGATTGCATCTACACAGAGGATTGCATCCACATGTTCTTCCGCGACCTCCTCCTCCTATTCAACAACGCCATCGTCTTCCGCAATAACTCTCCGGAGCACAACGCAGCTCGAGAGCTCCGCTCCATTGTGCTAAAGGAAATGAACGACCAGCTCCCGAACCCACAACCCGCGACCAGAACAGTAACATCTAACGTGCCCAAGATCAAAACCAAAGCTCCCAAGATCGAGCCCGATGTCTCCGAGAAACCCACCAAGTCTTCCATTGTTGTTTGTGGAAAGCGTGGTTCTGTCAATGCACTATCAGAAGGCGGTGAGAAAGCAAAGGTGGCGAATGAGAAGAAGACGGATGGTGCTGCATCTGTGAAGGTTGAGGACAAGGGGATTAGGAGGAGGAGGACACAAGAAAGAGGCGGGCGGAGAGGGACAAGCACGAGGGGCAGGAGTGCAGCGAAGCCGACGAAGCCGCACGAGTATGGCGTCAATGAACTCCGTTCGCATGACGGTTTAGACGCGTTGGAAgcggagaaggagaagaaagaaaacaggAGGAAGAAGCAAGGCGCAGCGAGGTTCTTGAAGCGAATGAAGCAGAACTCACCGAGCACTGAAGTGAAGAAGGAGACATCGGATGGTTCTGAGGATGATAGCGATGAGAGCGGGgacgagaagaagaagaagaagaagaagccgaCGACAAGGGGTAGGAAGAAGCCGGAGGTTGAGAGGAATGAGAGGGTGACGCGGAGTTCAACAGGAAGCGGGGGAGGGAGGGGAGGGGGAAGAAGGTGTCAGGAGAGCAATGGGAGGAAAAGGAGAGGGGTCAGGAGGCCACCGAAGAGGCCGGAGACTGTGGCGGCAGAAGCGGGGAGtaggaagagagggagagagaatggGGAGGCTGATCAGGTGGGGAGTGCAGGGAGGCGGAGAAAGCGTACAAGGAGGTGAATGCGGCCATTGTTGTAGCTGTAAATTATTTTTGGCATGGTTTGGGTTAATTTCTGGTCTTGTTTTGTTGCTAATGAAAGGTTTTTACAGTCCTTTTTTAACCTTTTTACCCAAGAGCGGTCAAAAGAATTACTAGAGAGGGATAGGGAGAGACAGAGATAGATGTGCTGTGAACTTGTAGAATGTTTTGGGGTATCTGATTTTGCATATACAGATCCTGATGAGTAGCATCATTAGTGAGGACCTTTTTTGTTCTAGTTTCAATATTGTTCTTGTTTGTTTAGAGTGGGCTTTTTTGTTGCAATAGGAAATAAGCTGGGtccaaaacacctaaaaactAGACCTGGCATTTTCAACCCGACCAATTAAAATTAGTATTCGGATGGGTGATAAACAGGTCAGGTGGTTAACGGGTCAACCCGTTAATCACCCATTACATAACGGGTCATTTTGGGTGAACCCGCAAAACTCGTTAACCACCCATTAACACCCGTTATTGAGGACTTTTGTGTAATTGCAATAAGAAATAAGCGGGGTCCAAAACACCTGAAAGCAAAGgaagaaattaagataatacaaaataaatatattgaGAAAGATAATACAAATGCAAATGCAAATGATGCTGCAATATGACGGAAAATAATAATACTCATGCACTCTCGTGCAAGTTCGATCTTCTTCTCTCTTAACATATAACAATTTAATCCAGTAATGCtattatttaaaagaaaaaagacatAGAAAGATAATACAAATCATATAACATTAACAATTTCCTTGCCAAATGGTCGGATATTGATATTGAACGCAACTGATATTGATATATGCATTGATATTCCCACAAATTTACATATCGATATTTCTCCCGATACCCAAATTTGAAACACTACTTCTACTACTTTTACTTTTGTATAAATTTGTCTAATATGTTATATTATCAAGAATAAGAGTTGTTCATACATGTCTTCGGATGATGGTTGATAGTTTGGCAAGAAAATCGCTACATGAAAAAGATGTTAAAAATTCAAGTTTGTTGCCGCTTAGTGTTACGGTcaagtgatattcctcttcacttgtaagcgaGAAGTCTACTAACCCATTATGAGGCTGAGCCCACCTCtatttttagtgtagataatatcgtttgttcacaaaaaaataaaaaataaaaaaattcaggcTTTCTCTACAACTTTATTTTTGGTCCAATACTTAAAAACTTTCAGCCTAAACCAAGCCCAAACCTAATTGGGCCTTAAAAGATTCCAATTATTTCATCACTGCCCATGAAAAGGAGAAGTCAATGgcattaataaataaaagggaactttaacgaaaagcacccggtactgttcactttaacgaaaaaccacatttttacactaaaaaatcaatcctggtactattcactttaccctttattttgtccttatcattaaaactcaaagttttcaagccattttcattagttttccttaaataaaatagtaataataataaataaataaataatgataTCCGGAGGATTACAATGACGGAGCTAGGCAAAATTATAAGGTAGATTACAGGAAACTCGGTCAACAAGAATGGAAAAGGAACGAGACCGTCCATCGTACATAATGCTgtcagttttcgttaagtactatttatatttaattttaaaatttaaaatgatttctgatcggTACGATGTACGATGGATGGTCCGGATCACGGGATTCCTATGATCCCTAGGAAAAGAATCCGGCGAGGATCATTTTCCAACAAGAATGGTTAAATTCTTGAGAAAATAAATCGCAACCTGCAAGTGAATTTACAAGTGCTTCTGCTCAAAAGTTTCAGTATTCTATCCTGACGAAATTCCAAGGCATTTGCGTATGAATTTAGTTAGGAAAGTTGGATGCATGTTTAGCCATCCCTACGACTTTAATTCCCCTTCTGTTTTACTCAGTTGTTAGATTTCTTGTATGCAGCAGCAATGTGGTTAATAAGCACTATTCCAAAAATTCTCGTGTAGGTGCTAAGCAGCTGGACACTGTCCTGATTAATCCTAAGCAttcgaaaattaagaaagggtgcATGGTGCCTAGACTTGTCCAGACACCCTCTAACCCGCGACCCTCATTTAGACATAAAATAAATCACTTTcattttgctttttatttttttctataaattttaaaagacttGTTGAGACACTCGTTACATGATTGTTCaacatgttttcaatatgttctaatacattataatctatatgtcattttattttgcaatttatgtatctcaatacgagtatatttatttttacgtagagtagacatttatttatatgttacataataaatttaattaaaataaaaaaaaactgcctAGACACATATGTGTTAGGCCCTTGCTGAG
Protein-coding regions in this window:
- the LOC126590628 gene encoding receptor-like protein 3 translates to MPEASHVIPYGVLFLFFLLSTFISTNHACKEADHNSLLSSFDISSSRLNWSSSDCCHWEGIACGADGRVTHVSLPSKWLQGSVSRSLGSLTHLSHLNLSHNLLSGPLETGLFLSSSRLEILDLSYNLLSGELPLFLSSSYIQIVDLSNNQFNATIPSSFLHHAWNLSSLNVSKNHFTGQIPSSICLRSSSIRVLDFSNNDFNGSIPLGLGNCSKLETFRAGFNTLSGTLPSDLYKAQALHEISLPSNQLFGHISDNIGKLSKLKLMLLHLNNLEGPLPPSLMNCTNLIELNLGFNRLDGNISELSFSKLDQLIKLDLVSNRFSGAMPKSLYSCKYLKAVRLSGNDLEGQIQPEIVSLKYLSFLSLARNRLTNVTGAIHILMRLESLRVVVLSNSFLGEELSDGDAMIGSGFQNLRLFSLTNCQLRGHIPVWMSKLKKLKVLGLSSNKLTGSIPPWLGSLPSLFFINLANNSLSGGLPKELFSLQALVSEKPSGQTDSGDVELPVYVQRTNETVADLQYNYLSNLPPTICIQNNSLSGNIPIEIGRLQNLQELDLSMNNIVGSIPDQVSKLTNLERLDLSRNHLSGGIPASLSSLNFLASLSVAYNNLQGQVPLGTQLQGFDATAYEGNPGLCGSPLPNKCQQMNTSDNATKNKEDEHDNGNEIPWLHISVAFGFIVGFWGVCGPLVFSTPWRYAYFQFLSNVKDRFVCYQV